Genomic DNA from Thermovirga sp.:
CGAAAGGATACCCGGTGGTGATGTTCAAGCCCAGGGAGATGACCGAGGATTTCATCAAGCTGAACAAGACCAGGGAAATGTTCCTCGAAGGCGACATCAACTGCGGCGGCAAGATCATCGGGGTCACCAACGATATGGCCGAGGCGGCTAGGGAGACCGACATTTTCTTCGTGGTGCTGCCCTCCTTCGCCCATGAGCTGGTTTTCGCGAAATTGATTCCCTTTCTGAGGGACGGGCAGCATGTCATCATCGTGCCCGGCAACTTCGGGGGCTTCCTGCTCAAGAAGATGATGGCCGATGCCGGCTGCAAGGCCGATGTGGTCATCTCGGAGACCTCGAGCCTTCCCTACGCCTGCCGGACAGCCCGGTTCGACACGGTCATGGTCTACAAGAAGAAGTTCCGGTTGAAGCTGGGCACCTGCCCCACGGGGATGGGCGACGCCGCCCTGGGAATCATCAACGACTGTTTCGATGGCTATATCGAGTTTTATCCCGGGGCGAGCATCCTGGAAATGGATTTCGACAACGTCAACTACACCCTGCACCCGATGCCCGTCCTGCTGAACTACGGCGATATCGAGAAGAACCCGAAGACCTTCAGGCACTACATGGACGGAATCACACCCCTAGTCTCCGAGAAGATGATGCAGATGGACGCCGAGCGGGTGGACACGGGGAAGAAGCTCGGCCTCGATCTCATGCCGATTATGGACCAGTTGAAAATGTATTACGGTCATAATTCGACGGAGACGATCTACGAGTATGCGAACAGCCCCGAGAGCCCCTACAAGGACATCGTGGGGCACAGCGTGAGGAGCAGGTACCTGACGGAAGACGTACCCTTCTGCATGGTCCCCTGCAAACTGATAGGCGAAAAGGCCGGGCAGCCCATGCCCGTGGTGGACCTCGTGATAAGACTTGCGTCCTTCCTCCACGACAGGGATTACGTCGTCCAGGGCCATGGGCTGGAAAAGCTGGGCCTCGACGACATGACCCTGGAAGAACTGAAGGAATACGCCAGGACCGGCAAGGTTTCCTGAGGGAGTTTACGAGTTTTCAGACGATGAAAAATTTGGCCCCGGTTTTAAAACCGGGGCCGGATTATATTTTTTATCGGGGCGATTCAAGAGACTTCTTGACCAGGTCGAGGTCGATGAGGGCGTAGTCATCCCTGTCGGCCTCGCGCACGCTCGAAAAATCCTCGGCGCTAAGCCTCCTGAAGGCCTCTTCCGCCATGGCCGCGTGTTCGACGGAGACGGGGGCGCTCCCCCTTTCCAGGACGATCGTCCTGAAGGGGTTTCTCAACAACCTTATACTTCCCGCCAGGGGGTGGCAATGAAACCTCCACCCCCGGTGGACCAGGTCCCGGGCCTGCCTCGCCACCTCGGCGGAATCACCCTCGACCCAGCGGTAGGACTCCCATTCCTCTCTGACCCTGGGGTTGTTGCTCAGTATGACCCGGTCGTCGGTCATTCGAAAAGGGTCTGCTCCTCTAGGGGTTCGCAGAGGGCCCTGAGGGCTTTCTCCAGGAGTTCTTTCCTCATCTCCAGTTCGACGGCAGGCTTCTCACCGGGGTCGCCCACCGGGTGGGGAATGGCTATGCCACGCACGACCCTGTTGGCACCGACGGTGAAGGCGATGGGGGGTATGGCGGTGATCAGGACCGCGGGGATCCCCGTCCGCTCTATTTCCCGGGCAAGCGTTGCGCCGCAACGCGTCCCGGTTCCTCAGGTGGATGTGAGGATAAGGCCCTCCACGCCTTCGCCTGCGAGGGCTTCTCCCATCTCCCGGCCGTATCTTTCGGCCGACCTCACGGCGGTGACGTTCCCCACGGTGACCGGGTACCAGTCATGGAGCTTTCGGAACCGGCCCTCTTTTTCCAGGATACGGGCGGCGTCCAGGGGCAGAACCCTGTCGGGGTCCTCGGTGGCGGGGACGGGATCATAGCCGCCATGGGCCACCTCGTAGTCGCCCTTTTCAAGGCCATCGAGGCCGGATAGGTCATAAAGGCACCACTTCGAGGCGTTGTGGGCCTCGATCCTGTCGGGGTTCCCCCGGGGGACGATGCCCCCCTCGGTCCCGATGGCGATGATGGCCCTCGCCATGTCCCGGACGGGCGCCGCGGGATGGACCCTGTCGTAGGTGGGCATAGGCAGTTCCGTCCGGAAGGGTTCCCCGGCGAGTTTCTTCAGCAGCATCTCCACCGCCCTGGCGGAACCTCTTTTCCGGGCCCTGACGTTGACGCGCACGCCCCTGGGCAGGTAGCCTTCCTCCCCGGGGCTTCCTATGGGAGCTCCGTCCACAAGCCTGATCCCGATATCCAACATCATTGGAAGGACCCTCTTCAGGTCCTGGGCGGAATCTTTGGCCTCTACGACGAATACTTCATGGCCTGCTATCTCCACGCCGGGGTTCACGGGGTGCATGGCCGTGACGGAGGGTATGCCGAGCTTTCCTCTCACTTCCTTGCAGAGGGTGCCGCTGGCGATGCCGTATCGCCCCGCCCCGAAAGCGGGTCCCGCGATGAAAAGGTCCGGCGAAGCTTCCGATACCCACTGGAGCACCTTCTTCGCCAGGTCTTCGGTGTTCTCGGCGGCGTAGTTGTCCCCGCAGATAACCGTCCTCACTATTTCGACCCGGCCCCCGGAAGCGTCCTTCATGGTAGTGCCGAAACCGACGGGCCCTTCGACGATGCGGGGAGGCAGGTTTGCCTTATCCTCGCCGCCGAGTTGGCCGAAAAACTGGTTGAGATAGTGGACCGCACGGATTGTTTTCATCTTTGTCGCCTCCTACATCGCCACGGTCATCAGGTTCTCGAGACCGAGCTCGTTGGTGGATCCCATGATCCCCGCGATCTCCATGTCTACGGAGCCGTCGGGCCTCAGGCTCCCGGCATGCCCGCCGGTTATCCTGTCGATGCTCTCGGGGTGGCCGATGATGGTATCCATGGGTGGCAGGATGACCCTCTGGTTTCCGTTACCGTTGGTGACCACGGCGTCCGCCTCGGGGGTGCTGTCGGCCAGGCCCGGCGAGGCTCCGTCGGAGCCGGCATATTCGTCGGTGACCAGCACCGTTTTTATCCCGGCCCCCTCGAGCAGGCGGTCGAGGAGCATAAGGTCGTTCTCGGGGTTGCCGCCGCCGTCCTCGGAGAGGATCACTCCCTGGGCTCCCAGCATTTTGGCCATCTTGAAGGCCTGGGTGCAGATCCTGACCTTCTCCACCAGGGCGGTCTTGACGGGGGTGACCAGGACCCCGAGGAAGTTCAGGGTCTTCCCGTGCTCCTTCAGGAGATCCTCCACGATGGGGTTGTTCTGGTGATGGTAGGTCGTGTGCTTGTGGCAGGGGGCGGCGCAGTTGCCGCTCACGATGGCTCCGTCGAGCACCTCGCCGGGCGTCATGAGGAGGGGGAGGCATCCCTGGGCGTTGAGTCCGTAGATGTAGTTGTCGTGGAGCAAGCCCTGGGCGATCACCTGGCAGACGTAAAGCACCCTGGGCAGGGCCAGGTCCATGCCGTAAAGGCCGGGGAGGTTCATTCCCGGTACGCGGATTTCTTCTTCCCACTCGGCTGGTATGCCCGCCTTCCCCAGGAAGGAGGCGGCCCTGAGGCCGGCCATCCTGACCGCCCGTTCGTGCTCGTGCTTGCTGAGGCCTTCCGCGGGTTCGATGACGAGGACCACGTTGTTCTTGCGGGAAAAGGTGGAGAATTCCGCGCCGGGTCCCGACATGTCGATGAGGCCTTCCTGGAAGTTGACCATTTTGCCCGTCGTCACGACGCAGACACCGTCCAGGGACATGGTGACGCCCTCGCCGGCCACGTGGGGGTCAGAGAAGACGCCGGGAAAGGGGCTCTCCTGTTCCGAAAGTTTTGCCCGGGGTTCGATGACGTCCTTCACGGGGACGATGCGGATACTATCGCCGGGTCCGGCGATCCGGATATCTACACTTTTTATCTGTCGATCCTCCAGGAGGATCTCGGTGAGGGCATCGGCATCGATAGTCAGGCAACCATTTTTCACCTCAGTATACTTTCCAAAGCCTACTTTCTGGACCTTTACCTTTCTCAAAAGGAATTCATCCATGGCATAATCCCCCTTCTTTCAAGTCTTCCTGGCGCCGCAGCTGGTTAAATAGGTTTCTGGTGGTTCAACACACCCTTTCCTTATAAGGAGAGCGTCCAATGCCCGGGATTTTTGAAAGAAACACTATCGATGATGAAAACAACCAGATCGACCTCCACATAGGAAGAAAGATCAGGGGCGTCCGGAGAGGCGCCCAGTTGACCCTGGATGTCCTGGCGCAGCGGACCGGCCTTTCGAAGGCCCTCCTTTCCAAGATCGAAAACGGCAAGGTCAGCTCTCCCATATCCACCTATGCCAAAATTGCCCGTTCCCTGGGCGTTTCCCTGAGCGAACTCCTCAGGGAAGCCGAGGAGACCCGTTTTCTCCTCATCCGCAGGGAGGAGAGAAAACCCCGCTCCAGCCGGAAGACGCCCTACGGCTACTCCTTCGAATCCCTCGGAGCCCGGTGGCCTAACAAGAGCTGGAGCCCCTTCCTGATGACCTACGAGCCCCTGCCCGAACCTCACACCTCGCCGGGCTTCAACTACGAGGGCGAGGAATTCATCTACGTCCTGGAGGGCCGGCTGGAGTTCTTCTGCGGCGACAGCAAGTACGAACTGGCCCCCGGGGACTGCCTCTTCGTCGACGGCAGCCTCCCTCACGGAGGGAGGGCCCTGGGCGACGAGAAATGCCTCGCCCTCCTGGTGGTCCTCCCCAGGAACCCCTAGAGGCGGGTCCGATGGGTAAAGCCCGCCCTCCCGTAGGCCCTTACACGAAGTCGAAGCTTCCGCCCATCCCTTTTTCCTTGGCCCTCTCGAGTATGACCGTGGCGACGGCTATGTCCATGGCGCCCGTCCCGATAGGGATGCAGAGGACCCGGTCGTCCTCGGAGAGCCGGCCCGGTTTCTTGCCCGCCACGACCTCCCCGATGGTGGCGTCGATGTCCGATTCCCGGAACTTCCCGGCCTCGACCAGCCCCTTCAAGGCTCCCCTGTGAAGGCACTGTCCGATGTGGTCCACGATCACCCGGTCGGCGGACAGGATGAAATCGTCGTCCACTTCCTGGTAGGATCCCATGGGGAAGACCTTCGTCCCCCGGGCTATCCATTCGTTCTTCAGGAATTTTTCCTTGGACTGGGTGACGCAGACGATGGCGTCACCCCAGGCGGCGTCCCTGGGGTTGTCGACCACGGTCACCTTGCCCTTGACGATGTCCTTCATATTTTCGGCATATCTCAGGGCGGACTCCCCGTTGATGTCGAACACCCGGACTTCCTCGATGTCGAACACGGCGGCGATGGCCTCCGTCTGGGTGTGCCCCTGTCCCCCGGCGCCGTAGAGGCCGAGGCGGATCGACGGCCCCTTGTGCAGGTACTTGAGGGATACCGCCGTCTGGGCTCCGGTACGCATGGAGGTGATCCACTCGCCGTCCATAACGGCCCTGAAGTTGCCCACCCTGGGGTCGATGAGAAGTATCAGGGAGGTTATGTAGGGCAGGCCCAGCTTTTTGCGTTCGCCCAGGAAACCGCCGGCCCACTTGATCCCCGCCGTGTCCAGCCAGCCCACGTAGGCCGGCATGGCGTTCATGAAACCCTCATAGTGAGGATACTCGGCGGTCTCGCCCAGGTCGAGTCCCACCTTGGTGGGGTTGATCGTGGTGCCCTCGCCGAAGCCCTTGAAGGTTTTCTCGGCGATATCGACCACTTCCTTCATGGTCATGAGGCTCTTCACTTCGGAGCGGCTCAGCAGAACGGTAGACATGGAACGCACTCCTCCTTGAAATTATTGCCGGGTTTGCACCGGCCCTCGCGTTTCCCTGGACCCTCGGGGCCGCCCATCGAGGCTGCTCCCCGTAGCTTCCGGGACTCTCGGAAGGGGAAGGGTCCGCGTCAATTTCTTGTTTCATCTTATGCTATTAAGTTTATTCTCGTTCAACAAGAAAGTCAAGGTGAAGTAGCCTTCCCTGTCGCCTGCCGCAGTAGAAAAATTGAAATGTTTTAAGGCTTGCAATTTCGACTGGATTAGTTAGAATACCCCATGTCCCTAATCCAATTTCCTAAAAATTTAATTGAGCCAAGTTAACCCGGTCCGACATCAGGGGAGCGGACCCAGGTGGAGATATTGTGTTATCAAACAGGCACGAAAATCTATATTCCAGGGAGGCAAAGGGGATGGCAACAGGAAGGTCAAGATCGTTTTTTTCGGTGGTGCTGATTTCTGTTTTTCTCATTTCATCGGCTGCCTTGGCGACCGCTGCAACCTTGAACGAGACCGTGGCCCAGGCGGTTGATTCCAACCCGGAAATTCAGGCCAAATGGCATGCCTTCATGGCGGTGGGCAATGAGCGGGACGCCGCCCGGGGAGGCTATCTGCCCAGGCTGGACCTCACGGCCGGCATCGGTGAAGAAAGGCTCGACGGCCTCGGCTACGCCGGCCGGGACAGGATGAATTACACCAGGAAGGGTGTTTTCCTCACCCTGACCCAGATGATCTACGATGGCAGCCTCACGAAAAACCAGGTGGATAAGCTGGGCCATGCCAGGAAAATGAACTACTTCGAGCTGCTTTATTCCATGGAAAGGGTGGCTCTCGGTGCCGTCAGGAGCCATCTCGACGTGGTCCGCTACCGGACCCTCACGGAATACGCCTCGAATAACCTGAGAAATCATGAAAAGATCGCGGAAAAGATCGATCAGAGGATTCGGGCGGGTGTGGGCAGCGAAGTGGACAGGGACACGGTGAACGGCAGGGTAGCCCTGGCCAGGGCAAACCTCGTGACCGAGGAGAGCAACCTCCACGATTCCGAGACCCAGTTCGTGAGGGTGGTGGGCGGTGCCCCGGGGCAACTGCAGGACTCCGCCCTACCGGGCGTTGAACTGCCCCACACTTCGGGCGCAGCCCTGGAAAAGATCACAAAGGGAAGCCACCAGCTGTTCGCGGCCCTCGAGCACTCCCTCTCAATGAACTCGGCCCTCGCCGAGCAGGGGGCGAGGATGAGGCCCAGGCTGGACCTCAGGGCAGGCCTCAACCTCGAGGACGACGTGGATGGTGTCAGGGGCCGCAGGGACAAGACCTACGTGGAACTGGTCCTGCGCTATAACCTCTACAACGGCGGAAGCGACCGGGCGACCATCAAGCGTTTCGAGGAACTGTACAAGCAGTCCCGCGAAAACGTGAAGAGAGTGGAGAGGGATATCCGCCAGGCCGTCCAGATCGCCTACAACAATGTCGCATCCCTTGAAA
This window encodes:
- a CDS encoding NAD/NADP octopine/nopaline dehydrogenase — translated: MFKPREMTEDFIKLNKTREMFLEGDINCGGKIIGVTNDMAEAARETDIFFVVLPSFAHELVFAKLIPFLRDGQHVIIVPGNFGGFLLKKMMADAGCKADVVISETSSLPYACRTARFDTVMVYKKKFRLKLGTCPTGMGDAALGIINDCFDGYIEFYPGASILEMDFDNVNYTLHPMPVLLNYGDIEKNPKTFRHYMDGITPLVSEKMMQMDAERVDTGKKLGLDLMPIMDQLKMYYGHNSTETIYEYANSPESPYKDIVGHSVRSRYLTEDVPFCMVPCKLIGEKAGQPMPVVDLVIRLASFLHDRDYVVQGHGLEKLGLDDMTLEELKEYARTGKVS
- a CDS encoding glycine/betaine/sarcosine/D-proline family reductase selenoprotein B is translated as MKTIRAVHYLNQFFGQLGGEDKANLPPRIVEGPVGFGTTMKDASGGRVEIVRTVICGDNYAAENTEDLAKKVLQWVSEASPDLFIAGPAFGAGRYGIASGTLCKEVRGKLGIPSVTAMHPVNPGVEIAGHEVFVVEAKDSAQDLKRVLPMMLDIGIRLVDGAPIGSPGEEGYLPRGVRVNVRARKRGSARAVEMLLKKLAGEPFRTELPMPTYDRVHPAAPVRDMARAIIAIGTEGGIVPRGNPDRIEAHNASKWCLYDLSGLDGLEKGDYEVAHGGYDPVPATEDPDRVLPLDAARILEKEGRFRKLHDWYPVTVGNVTAVRSAERYGREMGEALAGEGVEGLILTSTUGTGTRCGATLAREIERTGIPAVLITAIPPIAFTVGANRVVRGIAIPHPVGDPGEKPAVELEMRKELLEKALRALCEPLEEQTLFE
- a CDS encoding beta-aspartyl-peptidase; translated protein: MDEFLLRKVKVQKVGFGKYTEVKNGCLTIDADALTEILLEDRQIKSVDIRIAGPGDSIRIVPVKDVIEPRAKLSEQESPFPGVFSDPHVAGEGVTMSLDGVCVVTTGKMVNFQEGLIDMSGPGAEFSTFSRKNNVVLVIEPAEGLSKHEHERAVRMAGLRAASFLGKAGIPAEWEEEIRVPGMNLPGLYGMDLALPRVLYVCQVIAQGLLHDNYIYGLNAQGCLPLLMTPGEVLDGAIVSGNCAAPCHKHTTYHHQNNPIVEDLLKEHGKTLNFLGVLVTPVKTALVEKVRICTQAFKMAKMLGAQGVILSEDGGGNPENDLMLLDRLLEGAGIKTVLVTDEYAGSDGASPGLADSTPEADAVVTNGNGNQRVILPPMDTIIGHPESIDRITGGHAGSLRPDGSVDMEIAGIMGSTNELGLENLMTVAM
- a CDS encoding cupin domain-containing protein, encoding MPGIFERNTIDDENNQIDLHIGRKIRGVRRGAQLTLDVLAQRTGLSKALLSKIENGKVSSPISTYAKIARSLGVSLSELLREAEETRFLLIRREERKPRSSRKTPYGYSFESLGARWPNKSWSPFLMTYEPLPEPHTSPGFNYEGEEFIYVLEGRLEFFCGDSKYELAPGDCLFVDGSLPHGGRALGDEKCLALLVVLPRNP
- a CDS encoding ornithine cyclodeaminase family protein; this translates as MSTVLLSRSEVKSLMTMKEVVDIAEKTFKGFGEGTTINPTKVGLDLGETAEYPHYEGFMNAMPAYVGWLDTAGIKWAGGFLGERKKLGLPYITSLILLIDPRVGNFRAVMDGEWITSMRTGAQTAVSLKYLHKGPSIRLGLYGAGGQGHTQTEAIAAVFDIEEVRVFDINGESALRYAENMKDIVKGKVTVVDNPRDAAWGDAIVCVTQSKEKFLKNEWIARGTKVFPMGSYQEVDDDFILSADRVIVDHIGQCLHRGALKGLVEAGKFRESDIDATIGEVVAGKKPGRLSEDDRVLCIPIGTGAMDIAVATVILERAKEKGMGGSFDFV
- a CDS encoding TolC family outer membrane protein, yielding MATGRSRSFFSVVLISVFLISSAALATAATLNETVAQAVDSNPEIQAKWHAFMAVGNERDAARGGYLPRLDLTAGIGEERLDGLGYAGRDRMNYTRKGVFLTLTQMIYDGSLTKNQVDKLGHARKMNYFELLYSMERVALGAVRSHLDVVRYRTLTEYASNNLRNHEKIAEKIDQRIRAGVGSEVDRDTVNGRVALARANLVTEESNLHDSETQFVRVVGGAPGQLQDSALPGVELPHTSGAALEKITKGSHQLFAALEHSLSMNSALAEQGARMRPRLDLRAGLNLEDDVDGVRGRRDKTYVELVLRYNLYNGGSDRATIKRFEELYKQSRENVKRVERDIRQAVQIAYNNVASLEKQLTHLEQHKGSAEIMRQAFERQYEVGRRSLLDLLDAENEVFQATRAFKNAEVNLAIAKAVYLAETGALLDHFKAARSDMPEPSDLGIDLTVYPPMIVD